In Marmota flaviventris isolate mMarFla1 chromosome 15, mMarFla1.hap1, whole genome shotgun sequence, a single window of DNA contains:
- the Slc30a8 gene encoding proton-coupled zinc antiporter SLC30A8 translates to MEFLERTSLVNDKAPKMYAFTLDSAELQQKPVNKDQCPGEKPEAPEAGGIYHCHSNSKATESRVKEQAHAKWKLCAASAICFIFMIAEVVGGHIAGSLAVVTDAAHLLIDLTSFLLSLFSLWLSSRPPSKRLTFGWHRAEILGALLSILCIWVVTGVLVYLACERLLYTDYQIQATVMIVVSGCAVVANIILAVVLHQRHLVHNHNEVQANASVRAAFVHALGDVFQSISVLISALIIYFKPDYKIADPICTFIFSILVLASTVMILKDFFILLMEGVPKDLNYNVVKELILAVDGVVSVHSLHIWSLTTNQVILSVHVATAASRDSQIVQRGIARALSNSFPVHSLTIQVESPVDQDPACLFCEDPRD, encoded by the exons ATGGAGTTTCTTGAAAGAACTTCCCTGGTGAATGACAAAGCCCCTAAGATGTACGCCTTCACACTAGACAG TGCGGAACTCCAACAGAAACCTGTGAATAAAGATCAATGTCCTGGAGAGAAGCCAGAGgcacctgaggcaggaggcattTATCACTGCCACAGCAACTCCAAGGCCACGGAGAGCAGGGTGAAGGAGCAAGCGCACGCCAAGTGGAAACTCTGCGCGGCCTCGGCAATATGCTTCATCTTCATGATTGCGGAGGTCGTGG GTGGGCACATTGCTGGGAGTCTTGCTGTCGTCACGGATGCTGCCCATCTCTTAATTGACCTGACCAGTTTCCTGCTCAGTCTCTTTTCCTTGTGGTTGTCATCAAGGCCCCCCTCTAAGCGGCTGACGTTTGGGTGGCATCGAGCAG AGATCCTTGGTGCCCTGCTGTCTATCCTTTGCATCTGGGTGGTGACTGGTGTGCTGGTGTACCTAGCCTGTGAGCGCCTGCTGTACACTGACTACCAGATCCAGGCGACCGTGATGATCGTCGTTTCGGGCTGCGCAGTTGTGGCCAATATTAT ACTAGCTGTGGTTTTGCACCAGAGACACCTTGTCCACAATCACAATGAAGTACAAGCTAACGCCAGTGTCAGAGCAGCTTTTGTGCATGCCCTTGGAGATGTATTTCAGAGCATCAGTGTGTTAATCAGTGCTCTTATTATCTACTTTAAG CCAGACTACAAAATAGCTGACCCAATCTGCACATTTATCTTCTCCATTCTGGTGCTGGCCAGCACTGTCATGATCTTAAAGGACTTCTTCATCTTACTTATGGAAG GTGTACCAAAGGACCTGAATTACAATGTTGTGAAAGAGCTCATCCTGGCAGTCGATGGCGTTGTCTCTGTGCACAGCCTGCACATCTGGTCTCTAACAACGAACCAAGTGATTCTCTCTGTTCATGTTGCCACAG CAGCCAGCCGGGACAGCCAGATTGTCCAGAGAGGAATTGCTAGAGCTCTCAGCAATAGCTTTCCTGTGCATTCGCTCACGATTCAGGTGGAGTCTCCAGTCGACCAGGACCCTGCCTGCCTTTTCTGTGAAGACCCTCGGGACTAA